From one Salinimonas iocasae genomic stretch:
- a CDS encoding MerR family transcriptional regulator, which produces MRVKQIADALDISVDTVRYYTRIGLLVPNRSHNGYKYYRPADVTRLRFILSARSLGFSVNDIKEILVTSPQTNAPCPTVRRLIEKRLKETEQRYQDMHELRERMRLATSEWQNKPDQPPTADTICHLIEGFTALKS; this is translated from the coding sequence ATGCGGGTAAAACAAATAGCAGATGCACTAGATATTAGCGTTGATACCGTACGCTATTATACGCGCATTGGACTTTTGGTCCCAAATAGATCCCACAATGGATACAAGTATTATCGGCCAGCGGATGTGACGCGACTACGATTCATTTTAAGTGCTCGGTCACTAGGTTTTTCGGTCAATGATATTAAAGAGATCCTAGTTACATCTCCACAAACCAATGCGCCGTGTCCAACGGTAAGGCGTCTTATTGAAAAGAGGTTGAAAGAGACTGAACAGCGGTATCAGGACATGCATGAACTTAGAGAGCGCATGCGCTTAGCCACTTCAGAGTGGCAAAACAAACCCGATCAACCTCCAACGGCCGATACGATATGCCATTTAATTGAAGGTTTCACAGCGCTTAAGTCATAA
- a CDS encoding heavy metal translocating P-type ATPase: MNSKTDSAKAHGCCSGGDKTSTANEAVDTKTQTRQVSSDAGEIQLNIQGASCASCVTKIETALKQVAGVTSAEMNFAQRTVLINSNASPSELVRAVEEAGYNATLANADSDEAAIEEKEQADWAYYKKLMRHMVIALSLGVPLMIYGLVTGEMSVNTTTERIVWLIIGLMTLGVMVFSGRHFYVGAWNSFKNHSANMDTLIALGTGTAWLYSMTVVFFPGYVPEMARHVYFEATAMIIGLINLGLALEIKARGKTSEAIKRLIGLQAKTARVIRDGDDIDIPIEDVLLNDLIRVRPGERISVDGVVVEGQTSIDESMLTGEPMPIEKRKDDEVVAGTINKSGSIVFRAERVGKDTALAQIINMVKRAQNSKPPIGRLADVISAYFVPVVMIIAVMSALAWLNFGPAPEVAFAIVSATTVLIIACPCALGLATPMSVMVGVGKAAEAGVLIRNGEALQSASKITTMVLDKTGTITEGAPKVTDVVIASAHNQDDVLSLAASLESGSEHPLAMAIVESAKEQGVPIHSVTDFESIAGKGVAATLNSQRLLFGNEKLMKEKSIELHHYVDKAQRLAAEAKTPMYFAIDSKLVAVIAVADPIKSDSIDAINRLQHNGIRVVMLTGDNRMTAKAVARKAGIVDYVAEVMPEDKANKVLELQREGEIVGMTGDGINDAPALAHANVGFAIGTGTDVAIESADITLMRGSLHGLADAIAVSKATLRNIKQNLFGAFIYNVAGIPFAAGVFYPFLGLLLSPVIAGAAMAFSSLTVVTNANRLRLFKAKEH, from the coding sequence ATGAATTCTAAAACAGACAGTGCGAAAGCACATGGGTGTTGTAGTGGCGGCGATAAAACATCAACCGCGAACGAAGCGGTTGACACTAAAACGCAGACCAGACAGGTGTCTTCCGATGCAGGCGAGATACAACTTAATATTCAAGGGGCGAGTTGTGCCAGTTGCGTCACTAAAATTGAAACAGCCTTAAAACAAGTCGCAGGCGTCACCAGCGCAGAAATGAACTTTGCACAGCGTACAGTGCTTATCAATAGTAATGCCTCGCCAAGCGAACTGGTTCGTGCGGTAGAAGAAGCTGGGTATAACGCAACGCTGGCAAATGCCGATTCTGATGAGGCTGCCATTGAAGAAAAAGAGCAAGCGGATTGGGCATATTATAAAAAGCTAATGCGACATATGGTCATTGCATTGTCGCTTGGAGTACCGCTCATGATCTATGGTTTGGTAACCGGGGAAATGAGCGTCAACACGACCACGGAGCGAATTGTATGGTTGATTATTGGGCTCATGACATTAGGTGTCATGGTGTTCTCTGGTCGTCATTTTTATGTGGGTGCATGGAATTCGTTTAAAAATCATTCGGCCAATATGGATACTTTGATAGCCTTGGGTACAGGAACCGCCTGGTTGTACTCGATGACAGTTGTGTTCTTTCCGGGGTATGTCCCTGAAATGGCACGACATGTTTATTTTGAGGCAACCGCCATGATCATCGGCCTAATTAATTTGGGCCTGGCCCTTGAGATCAAAGCACGCGGTAAAACCTCAGAGGCCATTAAAAGGCTGATAGGCTTGCAAGCCAAGACTGCACGTGTCATTCGAGATGGCGATGATATTGATATTCCTATTGAAGATGTTTTGCTCAATGATCTTATCCGAGTTCGACCCGGAGAACGCATTTCTGTAGATGGTGTAGTCGTCGAGGGCCAAACCAGTATTGATGAATCAATGCTAACGGGTGAGCCTATGCCAATTGAGAAGCGAAAAGACGATGAGGTTGTGGCCGGTACCATCAACAAATCAGGCTCTATCGTCTTTCGGGCAGAACGCGTGGGAAAAGACACCGCGCTAGCTCAGATCATCAACATGGTAAAACGTGCACAAAATTCAAAACCACCTATTGGTCGATTGGCAGATGTTATTTCTGCCTATTTCGTGCCGGTTGTTATGATCATTGCCGTAATGAGCGCACTAGCGTGGCTCAATTTTGGTCCGGCTCCCGAGGTTGCCTTCGCAATCGTGTCAGCAACCACGGTACTGATTATTGCATGTCCTTGCGCATTAGGTTTAGCCACGCCGATGTCGGTCATGGTCGGGGTTGGCAAGGCGGCTGAAGCAGGCGTACTTATCCGCAACGGTGAAGCGCTGCAATCTGCTTCGAAAATTACCACAATGGTATTAGATAAGACCGGCACCATAACAGAGGGGGCGCCTAAAGTTACCGACGTTGTTATTGCGTCAGCTCACAATCAAGATGACGTGCTTTCGTTAGCTGCAAGCCTGGAGTCGGGTTCCGAACACCCACTCGCAATGGCGATCGTTGAATCAGCGAAAGAGCAAGGTGTGCCGATCCACTCGGTGACTGATTTTGAGTCCATTGCAGGGAAGGGCGTAGCGGCAACACTGAATTCTCAGCGTTTGCTATTTGGCAATGAAAAATTGATGAAAGAAAAATCAATAGAACTTCATCATTACGTTGATAAAGCGCAGAGGCTGGCCGCAGAGGCTAAAACCCCAATGTATTTCGCGATTGATTCAAAATTAGTTGCCGTCATTGCTGTTGCCGATCCCATAAAATCAGACTCAATAGATGCGATTAACCGCCTACAGCACAACGGAATACGTGTGGTGATGTTGACGGGGGACAATCGTATGACTGCAAAAGCCGTTGCTCGAAAAGCGGGGATTGTTGATTACGTTGCTGAAGTGATGCCAGAAGATAAAGCAAACAAAGTGCTCGAACTTCAACGTGAGGGTGAAATCGTCGGAATGACCGGCGATGGGATCAATGATGCGCCCGCCTTAGCCCATGCCAACGTCGGATTTGCTATCGGAACAGGCACTGATGTCGCAATAGAAAGTGCAGATATCACGTTGATGCGAGGCTCCTTACATGGGTTAGCGGATGCGATTGCAGTGAGTAAGGCAACGCTGAGAAACATAAAGCAGAATCTCTTCGGAGCATTTATCTATAACGTCGCGGGGATCCCATTTGCTGCAGGTGTTTTTTATCCATTTTTAGGCTTACTACTAAGCCCAGTAATTGCCGGTGCAGCGATGGCATTCTCGTCGTTAACGGTAGTGACCAACGCGAATCGATTACGTTTATTCAAAGCTAAAGAGCACTAG
- a CDS encoding cupredoxin domain-containing protein — protein sequence MMWINLIGLVVIGLIVWWFWLYQTKSTEVRDGSIEVRVKDGVYQPANITVPANESVQLMFYREDATPCAETLLIPELEISETLVLNKRVMVTIPPKKAGRYPFHCQMQMYRGTLVIK from the coding sequence ATGATGTGGATTAATTTGATAGGGTTAGTCGTGATTGGGCTTATTGTATGGTGGTTTTGGCTTTACCAAACAAAGTCAACTGAAGTACGAGACGGCAGCATCGAAGTCCGCGTGAAAGATGGCGTATATCAACCTGCCAATATCACAGTGCCCGCGAATGAGTCTGTACAACTGATGTTCTACAGAGAAGATGCGACCCCCTGTGCGGAAACACTACTAATACCCGAGTTGGAGATCAGTGAAACATTAGTGCTTAACAAGCGTGTGATGGTCACTATTCCCCCCAAAAAGGCAGGTCGCTATCCGTTTCATTGTCAGATGCAAATGTACCGTGGCACTTTGGTGATCAAGTGA
- a CDS encoding DUF2933 domain-containing protein produces the protein MNKQKLPFWRTPSGWSAIGLIAAASYFLFVEHGEHVFPYLPYLILLLCPVMHIFMHGSHGKGHETHTNDEQTFKEQTEDNDQYRQGYIEGLEQARKERRKTESDNAR, from the coding sequence GTGAATAAACAAAAATTACCTTTTTGGCGCACCCCCAGTGGTTGGTCCGCCATCGGACTTATAGCGGCGGCAAGCTATTTCTTGTTTGTCGAGCATGGTGAACATGTTTTCCCTTATTTACCATACTTGATCCTGCTGCTATGCCCAGTGATGCATATCTTTATGCACGGAAGTCATGGTAAAGGGCATGAGACACATACTAACGACGAGCAAACATTTAAAGAGCAAACCGAAGACAATGATCAATACAGACAAGGTTATATCGAAGGGTTAGAGCAGGCACGCAAGGAAAGACGTAAAACGGAGAGCGACAATGCACGGTGA
- a CDS encoding methyltransferase family protein, translated as MHGESDYGLWTLVIINSAIFIFFAFSFVKPKSKTDWRSLGVFSAFIVALFTEMYGFPLTIYFLSGWLAESYPGVDFLSHENGHLWHTLLGLSGDAHWDVLHILSNVLIVLGFFVLSASWNVLHHAQKTSRLATSGWYARCRHPQYVAFIVIMFGFLLQWPTLPTLLMFPILIVVYVRLAKREEQHAETEFGDTYRQYKQATPGWFPRFLNSNVSSPV; from the coding sequence ATGCACGGTGAATCAGATTATGGGCTTTGGACGTTAGTCATCATTAACTCCGCAATATTTATCTTTTTTGCGTTTAGTTTCGTCAAGCCGAAGTCAAAAACAGACTGGCGAAGCTTAGGCGTATTTTCCGCTTTTATCGTGGCGTTATTTACTGAAATGTATGGTTTCCCGCTTACCATCTATTTTTTGTCCGGTTGGTTAGCCGAAAGTTACCCAGGCGTAGATTTTTTAAGTCACGAAAATGGTCACTTGTGGCATACACTGTTGGGGTTATCTGGCGATGCGCATTGGGATGTACTGCACATCTTGAGTAATGTTCTCATCGTTTTAGGATTCTTTGTTTTATCTGCTTCGTGGAATGTCCTGCATCACGCGCAAAAAACGAGCAGATTAGCGACCAGCGGTTGGTACGCACGTTGTCGGCATCCCCAATATGTTGCCTTCATTGTGATCATGTTTGGCTTTTTACTGCAATGGCCAACACTACCCACTTTGCTCATGTTTCCCATTCTCATTGTTGTCTATGTTCGACTGGCCAAACGCGAAGAGCAGCACGCCGAAACTGAGTTTGGTGATACCTATAGGCAATATAAGCAAGCCACGCCAGGTTGGTTCCCACGATTTCTCAATTCAAACGTTTCAAGCCCCGTGTAA
- a CDS encoding cation transporter: MSDLDHRVGVSEANLVVRHLKLTGITDGNLLAIVAEIDGTFGIDAVSFEEAKNTLHIGYDATHCNLDRIETIIRAHGADISDDFWTKMKEGYYQFVDENIRENAKHKPWSCHPVPPGKSHKKK; the protein is encoded by the coding sequence ATGAGCGATTTAGATCACAGAGTGGGCGTTTCTGAGGCTAATTTAGTGGTACGGCATTTGAAGTTAACCGGCATTACCGACGGTAATTTATTAGCAATTGTTGCTGAAATTGATGGGACCTTTGGTATTGATGCCGTTTCATTTGAAGAAGCCAAAAACACTTTGCATATCGGCTATGACGCGACCCACTGCAATTTAGATCGCATTGAGACAATCATTCGTGCACACGGTGCAGACATTTCTGATGATTTTTGGACAAAGATGAAAGAAGGCTACTACCAATTCGTTGACGAAAATATTAGGGAAAATGCGAAACATAAACCGTGGAGCTGCCATCCCGTTCCACCGGGGAAAAGTCATAAAAAGAAATAG
- a CDS encoding transposase yields MQKSKYNETQIVKILKTKESGMKVADICRQYGISEQTFYRWQSKYSGMESGDIKRLKLMEEENRKLKQLLGEKELDIQALKAALAGNYH; encoded by the coding sequence ATGCAAAAGTCAAAATACAACGAGACACAGATCGTCAAGATCCTGAAAACCAAAGAGTCGGGTATGAAAGTCGCTGATATCTGTCGTCAGTATGGGATCAGTGAGCAGACGTTTTATCGCTGGCAGTCCAAATACAGTGGTATGGAATCAGGTGATATCAAGCGACTCAAGCTGATGGAAGAGGAAAACCGTAAGCTTAAGCAGTTGCTTGGTGAAAAAGAACTGGATATTCAGGCACTGAAGGCAGCCCTCGCGGGAAACTATCACTGA
- a CDS encoding IS3 family transposase, which translates to MAHMLTYTQISERRACHLAGLNRMTWRYQTKPSSFNQAISERLCALAKQRLRFGSPRLTVLIRREFGAVNHKRVEHLYAELGLQIPRRKRRSRVGPQREVPFERATKPMQRWSMDFVHDALFNGNQFLVFNLVDEYTREAIAVEVDNSLSSERIIRLFERIREARGLPEQLICHGSELTSRAFLAWSQQHNLDVRYIRPGKPTENAFIESYNGKLRNECLNQHWFRNLAEARQRIEQWREDYNHCRPHRSLNQLTPMEFCKFHWCWLSQ; encoded by the coding sequence GTGGCTCATATGCTTACCTATACTCAGATTAGCGAACGCCGGGCATGCCATTTAGCCGGATTGAACCGTATGACGTGGCGCTATCAGACTAAGCCCAGTAGCTTCAATCAGGCCATCAGCGAGCGTCTGTGTGCGCTGGCGAAGCAGCGTCTGCGCTTCGGCAGTCCACGCCTAACGGTCCTTATTCGGCGCGAATTTGGGGCAGTTAACCACAAGCGCGTCGAGCACCTTTACGCAGAACTGGGACTTCAGATCCCACGCCGTAAAAGGCGAAGTCGGGTTGGCCCTCAGCGCGAAGTCCCCTTTGAACGGGCGACGAAACCGATGCAGCGCTGGTCCATGGACTTCGTACACGATGCGTTGTTCAACGGCAACCAGTTCCTCGTGTTTAATCTGGTTGATGAGTATACTCGCGAGGCCATTGCCGTAGAAGTCGATAACAGCTTAAGCAGTGAGCGTATTATTCGCCTGTTTGAACGGATCAGAGAAGCGCGCGGGTTACCCGAACAACTGATCTGCCATGGCAGTGAGTTAACCAGCCGGGCATTTTTAGCCTGGTCACAGCAACATAATCTGGACGTTAGATATATCCGGCCGGGAAAGCCTACGGAAAATGCGTTTATAGAAAGTTATAACGGTAAACTGAGGAATGAGTGTCTGAACCAGCACTGGTTCCGCAATTTGGCGGAGGCTCGCCAACGAATTGAGCAATGGCGTGAAGACTACAATCACTGTCGACCACACCGCTCATTAAACCAGTTAACACCTATGGAGTTTTGTAAATTCCATTGGTGTTGGTTGTCCCAGTGA
- a CDS encoding ion channel, which produces MITAIIISALTLLVSVALHVFNISVVADSAIRKLDKVWIKTQVVVFIAICSQLLLAIIFALAYEIGLGLELGGFKQPATTVDIFYFSLTTITTLGLGSIEPTGHLRMLAGVESATGFLLISCSASKVFRLM; this is translated from the coding sequence ATGATTACAGCAATAATTATTAGTGCGCTAACTCTTTTAGTGAGTGTGGCTTTGCACGTTTTTAATATATCGGTAGTTGCCGATAGCGCTATCAGGAAACTGGACAAAGTTTGGATAAAAACACAGGTCGTGGTTTTTATTGCCATCTGCAGCCAGCTTCTACTCGCGATCATTTTTGCACTGGCCTATGAAATTGGACTTGGTCTTGAGTTAGGAGGCTTTAAGCAGCCAGCTACGACGGTCGATATTTTTTATTTTTCGTTGACGACGATTACTACACTGGGCCTCGGAAGTATTGAGCCGACTGGACATTTACGAATGCTTGCAGGAGTCGAATCAGCTACAGGATTTCTCTTAATAAGCTGTTCGGCATCGAAAGTGTTCAGGCTCATGTAG
- a CDS encoding DUF305 domain-containing protein has translation MKYSKFAAMIITSTIAMFIMMYLNTYAVSHVWFSETRTYMALYMGAGMAIVMLAFMLGMYNNKKLNVAIFLLAAVLFAVCLYLVRSQSTVSDTAYMKAMIPHHSIAILTSERSKLKDVRVRELADGIIKAQRKEIKEMEWLIKDISENGKVTSQAEAEQRPLPEFQGKLSKGEQNE, from the coding sequence ATGAAATACTCAAAATTTGCTGCGATGATCATTACATCAACGATTGCGATGTTCATTATGATGTATCTGAACACTTACGCAGTCTCCCATGTATGGTTCAGTGAAACGAGAACCTATATGGCGCTGTATATGGGGGCGGGCATGGCAATCGTCATGCTGGCGTTTATGCTTGGTATGTACAATAACAAAAAGCTTAACGTCGCGATTTTCTTGCTGGCAGCAGTACTCTTCGCCGTTTGTCTCTACCTTGTTCGTTCCCAAAGTACAGTTTCTGATACTGCTTACATGAAAGCGATGATCCCTCACCATTCCATCGCCATTCTTACCAGTGAGCGCTCGAAATTAAAGGATGTGCGTGTGCGTGAACTGGCGGACGGAATCATCAAAGCGCAACGAAAAGAAATTAAAGAAATGGAATGGCTGATTAAAGATATTTCTGAAAATGGGAAAGTAACGTCTCAGGCCGAGGCCGAGCAACGTCCGCTCCCAGAATTTCAGGGTAAACTGAGTAAAGGAGAGCAAAATGAGTAA
- a CDS encoding MauE/DoxX family redox-associated membrane protein → MSKTAILYRMVTDEHICPYGLRSKDLLEREGFSVEDHHLTSRKETDKFKEKHGVETTPQTFINNERVGGYDELREHFDKGEAGQTGTTYTPVVAIFSVAALLSLAFQFAVSGDFISIRTLMLFIAFSMTLLAVQKLQDLYSFTNSFITYDLLAMKWLRYGYIYPFIEAYAGIGMVAQLPALAVAPFSLFIGTVGAISVFKAVYVDKRELKCACVGGDSNVPLGFVSLSENLFMIVGALIMSLL, encoded by the coding sequence ATGAGTAAGACAGCAATCCTGTATCGCATGGTAACTGACGAACATATATGCCCTTACGGATTAAGATCGAAAGATTTGCTGGAGCGTGAGGGCTTCTCAGTAGAAGATCACCACCTTACCTCTCGTAAAGAAACCGATAAATTTAAAGAGAAACATGGCGTCGAGACTACACCTCAAACGTTTATTAATAATGAACGTGTTGGGGGATATGACGAGCTTCGGGAGCATTTCGATAAGGGCGAGGCAGGTCAGACAGGGACAACCTACACGCCGGTTGTTGCTATTTTTTCTGTGGCTGCCCTGCTGTCTCTGGCATTTCAGTTCGCTGTTTCAGGCGATTTCATCTCGATAAGAACCCTTATGCTGTTTATTGCCTTTTCCATGACACTGCTCGCGGTACAAAAGCTTCAGGATTTGTATAGCTTTACTAACTCATTTATCACCTATGACCTATTGGCGATGAAGTGGTTGCGCTATGGCTACATCTATCCATTTATCGAGGCTTACGCAGGAATTGGAATGGTCGCGCAGTTGCCCGCTCTCGCTGTTGCACCATTCTCTTTGTTCATCGGAACGGTTGGTGCTATATCCGTTTTTAAAGCGGTTTATGTTGATAAGCGTGAACTAAAATGTGCCTGTGTAGGCGGTGACAGTAATGTCCCGCTGGGATTTGTATCGCTCTCTGAAAACCTGTTTATGATTGTTGGCGCGTTAATTATGTCGCTGTTGTAA
- a CDS encoding YybH family protein produces MRNLLVAFILAAASPSLFAHGNKPDEHQSKLSGSETVPGQVVLAFHKALREQNEVTAKSLLSDDVIIVEGGGIERSAQEYASHHMLSDMKFVSTLSSELREHKVTEYGDSATSLSVSKNTTESGKTYRSYETAILTKRNGKWKIAHLHWSTAK; encoded by the coding sequence ATGCGAAATCTGTTAGTGGCATTCATCTTAGCAGCCGCCTCACCATCCCTTTTCGCCCATGGCAACAAACCCGATGAGCACCAGTCTAAACTATCAGGCAGCGAGACCGTGCCGGGCCAGGTCGTATTGGCTTTTCATAAAGCCTTGCGAGAGCAGAATGAAGTCACAGCGAAATCATTGCTATCAGATGACGTCATAATTGTTGAAGGTGGTGGTATCGAGCGCAGCGCTCAGGAATACGCGTCACATCATATGCTGTCTGATATGAAGTTTGTCAGCACGTTGTCTTCAGAGCTTCGGGAGCACAAGGTGACAGAGTATGGCGATTCAGCCACATCACTCTCGGTGTCTAAAAACACCACGGAGTCGGGTAAAACATACCGCTCGTATGAAACAGCGATTCTGACGAAGCGTAATGGAAAGTGGAAAATAGCACACTTGCACTGGTCAACGGCAAAATAA
- a CDS encoding copper resistance D family protein translates to MELILWNAAIVVSKAVFYVGFASVVGFAFFMHRPAQNRAFCKNVVYHVVPLLALSFFASALWFFAKTGAFSESGLQGAFDPIMLEVMWDSPVGDVTLVRMLMSALAIPPLLLALVKRVNFVAVRAMLSVLIIYGLYSFTLIGHIAEKGLIDKLILATHVAIMGWWFGALLPLRMSCKSFSVEDTKSIMTDFGRMAGFLVTTLLLIGVYMAIKLFTSPGDLIQSQYGLIFLGKMLVVGLLLLLAARHRFILVPAMEDADDKAQLKRSINIEIVLASALLLITSVLTSVVGPQFN, encoded by the coding sequence ATGGAATTAATTCTTTGGAATGCAGCCATTGTTGTTTCTAAAGCCGTATTCTACGTAGGTTTTGCCAGTGTAGTCGGTTTTGCTTTCTTTATGCACAGGCCAGCCCAAAACCGCGCTTTTTGCAAAAATGTTGTATATCACGTGGTGCCTTTACTGGCGCTCTCTTTTTTCGCTTCTGCGCTGTGGTTTTTTGCCAAAACCGGCGCATTTTCTGAAAGTGGTCTGCAAGGGGCGTTTGACCCCATAATGCTTGAAGTAATGTGGGACTCTCCTGTGGGAGATGTCACTCTGGTCAGAATGCTGATGTCTGCACTGGCGATACCTCCATTGCTTCTGGCGTTAGTCAAGCGAGTCAACTTTGTTGCTGTTAGAGCGATGCTGTCTGTACTGATAATATACGGCCTGTATAGTTTTACGCTTATCGGACACATTGCAGAAAAAGGACTCATCGATAAACTCATTTTGGCAACGCACGTCGCTATTATGGGTTGGTGGTTTGGCGCTTTGTTACCGCTGAGAATGTCATGTAAGAGCTTCTCGGTAGAGGACACAAAAAGTATCATGACTGACTTTGGCAGGATGGCAGGGTTCCTCGTGACCACACTACTCCTTATTGGTGTCTACATGGCGATAAAGCTATTTACGTCACCAGGAGATCTGATTCAATCTCAGTATGGTCTTATCTTTTTGGGCAAGATGTTAGTAGTAGGTTTATTGCTATTACTTGCTGCACGTCACCGCTTTATTCTGGTGCCCGCAATGGAGGATGCCGACGACAAAGCGCAACTGAAACGCTCCATAAATATTGAAATAGTTTTAGCCTCCGCACTGCTGTTAATTACTTCGGTATTAACCAGTGTGGTTGGGCCCCAGTTTAATTAG
- a CDS encoding copper resistance CopC family protein, with product MQNILKIGLALMLMFSAGAIAHGDVMLESSSPSDNAMLMSAPEQLTLTYSKPLRLMKVSITGNEAGEVDFAFTPASGKQAAYTWQLPVLKPDTYTVEWIAMGGDGHKMKATFSFMVH from the coding sequence ATGCAAAACATTCTTAAAATTGGGTTAGCCCTTATGCTCATGTTCAGTGCAGGGGCAATTGCTCACGGTGATGTGATGCTTGAAAGCAGCTCACCATCAGACAATGCAATGTTGATGAGTGCCCCTGAGCAACTGACGTTAACCTATTCCAAACCATTACGATTAATGAAAGTAAGCATTACGGGCAATGAGGCCGGTGAGGTCGACTTTGCTTTCACACCAGCATCAGGAAAGCAGGCTGCTTACACCTGGCAATTACCTGTTTTGAAACCAGATACTTACACTGTTGAGTGGATAGCAATGGGCGGGGACGGCCATAAAATGAAAGCGACATTCTCTTTCATGGTTCACTAA